The Acanthochromis polyacanthus isolate Apoly-LR-REF ecotype Palm Island chromosome 5, KAUST_Apoly_ChrSc, whole genome shotgun sequence genome includes a window with the following:
- the mst1 gene encoding hepatocyte growth factor-like protein has translation MKLFLHCFLLTLGVATGHRSALNDFQRSEGRELSPTSWNSARVQTLPGLNLEDCASRCSQSLDCRAFNYETRPAVTCKHLPWVGDGSNAEVKRNVNCDLYEKKVYVRKCIVDKGEDYRGKVFITKSGLTCQQWWSKFPHDHRWTPTATNGLELNYCRNPDGDRIGPWCYTTDAERRYESCNIPQCKDEVCITCNGEDYRGQVDHTVSGRECQRWDQQSPHQHIYQPEKYPDKSLDDNYCRNPDASPVPWCYTTDPEVERENCEISKCTEVQVEKRQRSSFTTNCFRGRGEDYRGKVNETTSGIPCQRWDAQQPHEHPFYPNTYECKGLEENYCRNPDGSEAPWCFTSVAEMRTALCLQIKRCADDIEAEDCYQENGKNYRGIVRKTRKGITCQKWSVNTPHQTKINLRTHPEANLTENYCRNPDGDQHGPWCYTTDPKTEFDYCAIKQCAGEKVSMTEPVEKVEFSECGKREDRIPRSRLRIVNGIPGNSPWTVSLRDRKGNHFCGGTLVNARWVISTKQCFSSCYVDLPGYSAMMGTLFRDPQEGEPGVQTIPLTKIVCGPSESQLVMLQLESPAQFNERVSQICLPPERYIVAEGTMCEIAGWGETRGTGDETVLNVAHIPVLSNKECNKYFRGRVRENEMCTNSFQGGVGACERDYGGPLACQNRDCWVLEGVIIPMRRCGHPGQPNIFIRVSVYVDWIKKVMEMA, from the exons AGCTTTCAACTATGAAACTCGTCCAGCGGTCACCTGCAAACATCTGCCTTGGGTGGGCGACGGCAGCAACGCAGAGGTGAAGAGAAACGTGAACTGTGACCTTTACGAGAAGAAGG TCTATGTGAGGAAGTGCATTGTGGATAAAGGAGAAGACTACCGAGGGAAAGTCTTCATCACAAAAAGCGGCCTCACCTGCCAGCAGTGGTGGTCCAAGTTTCCTCATGATCACAG GTGGACTCCCACAGCCACTAATGGTCTGGAGCTGAACTACTGCAGGAACCCAGATGGGGATCGTATCGGTCCGTGGTGCTACACCACCGACGCTGAGCGACGCTATGAGAGCTGCAACATTCCTCAGTGCAAAGACG AGGTGTGCATCACTTGTAACGGGGAGGACTACAGGGGGCAGGTTGACCACACTGTGAGCGGCAGAGAGTGTCAGAGATGGGACCAGCAGTCTCCTCACCAACACATCTACCAACcagaaaa GTATCCTGATAAGAGTTTAGATGATAACTACTGCCGTAACCCCGATGCCTCTCCGGTTCCTTGGTGTTACACCACAGACCCTGAAGTGGAGAGAGAAAACTGTGAGATCAGCAAATGCA CTGAAGTTCAAGTGGAGAAACGTCAGCGCTCCAGTTTCACCACCAACTGTTTCCGCGGCCGTGGGGAGGATTACCGCGGTAAAGTCAACGAGACGACGTCAGGCATCCCCTGCCAGCGGTGGGATGCTCAGCAACCTCATGAGCATCCCTTCTACCCAAACACATACGAGTGCAA GGGTTTGGAGGAGAATTACTGCCGCAACCCGGACGGGTCTGAGGCTCCCTGGTGCTTCACATCGGTGGCAGAGATGAGGACTGCTCTCTGCCTGCAGATCAAACGCTGTGCAGACGACATAGAAGCTGAAG attgctaccaggaaaatggaaaaaactaCAGAGGCATTGTCCGCAAAACTCGTAAGGGCATCACCTGCCAGAAATGGAGTGTTAACACACCTCACCAAACCAA GATAAACCTAAGGACACATCCTGAGGCCAATCTGACAGAGAACTATTGTCGCAACCCAGACGGGGACCAGCACGGACCCTGGTGCTACACCACAGACCCCAAAACTGAGTTTGACTACTGTGCCATCAAACAGTGCG CTGGAGAGAAAGTGTCCATGACCGAACCAGTAG AGAAGGTGGAGTTCAGTGAGTGTGGAAAGAGAGAAGACCGTATCCCAAGGTCGAGGTTGCGTATCGTGAATGGGATTCCTGGGAACTCGCCGTGGACAGTAAGCCTCAGAGACAG AAAAGGAAATCACTTCTGTGGAGGGACCCTGGTCAATGCCAGATGGGTGATCAGCACCAAGCAGTGTTTCTCCTCCTG CTACGTTGACCTGCCCGGATACTCGGCCATGATGGGAACACTGTTTCGGGATCCACAGGAAGGAGAACCTGGTGTTCAAACCATCCCTCTGACCAAGATCGTCTGTGGACCATCTGAGTCTCAGCTCGTCATGCTACAACTGGAATC ccCAGCCCAGTTTAATGAGCGTGTCTCTCAGATCTGCCTCCCTCCTGAGCGCTACATTGTGGCTGAGGGGACGATGTGTGAGATCGCAGGATGGGGGGAGACCAGAG GAACTGGAGATGAGACTGTCCTCAATGTGGCCCACATACCAGTTCTTAGTAACAAGGAATGCAACAAATACTTCAGAGGTCGTGTTCGCGAAAATGAGATGTGCACAAACTCCTTCCAGGGCGGAGTAGGCGCCTGTGAG agagactATGGCGGCCCTCTGGCGTGTCAGAACAGGGACTGCTGGGTACTTGAGGGAGTGATCATCCCCATGAGGCGCTGCGGACACCCAGGGCAGCCCAACATCTTCATCCGCGTGTCCGTGTACGTGGACTGGATCAAGAAGGTCATGGAGATGGCTTAG
- the si:ch211-161c3.6 gene encoding high mobility group AT-hook 2b has protein sequence MSNSGTKEPSPQPSTAQSPSEPQRRGRGRPRKQQQEPVGPPTPKRPRGRPKGSKNKGPRTALKKVESVGERRPRGRPRKWPQKVVPEATEEQQGPSEEAEEGPSQLDPSSSQVPAQEEGE, from the exons ATGAGCAACAGTGGGACCAAAGAGCCGTCTCCTCAGCCGAGCACTGCCCAGTCGCCCTCTGAGCCTCAGCGCAGGGGCAGGGGTCGACCACgcaaacagcagcag GAGCCTGTTGGACCACCAACTCCAAAGCGGCCAAGAGGACGACCAAAAGGCAGCAAGAACAAAGGCCCAAGAACTGCACTGAAG AAAGTAGAATCCGTTGGAGAGAGACGACCGCGTGGGCGACCGAGGAAATGG CCACAGAAAGTAGTCCCAGAAGCAACTGAAGAGCAGCAG GGCCCTTCAGAGGAGGCTGAGGAGGGTCCCTCACAGCTCGACCCCTCGTCATCTCAGGTGCCAGCACAGGAGGAAGGGGAGTAG